Below is a window of Campylobacter canadensis DNA.
TTAGAGCAAAGCAAAATGCAGCTTATCCTGTAGAAGAATTTTATATTGATTTAGAAGTAAAAGAAGAATTAGCAAAAATGAGCGCAAGAGCAAATGAAATTTTTACTAATTTTAAAGTAGAAAATAATGATTTTTACAAAGCTTTAAACGGAGAAATTAAATACGATTTAAGCAAAATTGACTTAAATAAAATGGATGCAACTAGAAATACAAATGAAATTATTTTAAACGAATTAGCAAATTCTATCCCTACTTTTTTAGGTGGAAGTGCTGATTTAGCACCATCTAATAAAACAAATTTAAAAGCCTTTGCAAGCTTTAACGAAAATGGTAAAAATATACATTTTGGTATTAGAGAACACGCAATGGCAGCTATTATAAACGCTTTTGCAAGATGTAATCTATTAGCCTTTTGTGCTACTTTTTTAGTATTTAGCGATTATTTAAAACCAGCTTTAAGACTTAGCGCTTTGATGAAACTTAAGAATTTTTATATTTTTTCTCATGATAGTATTGGAGTTGGAGAAGACGGACCAACACATCAACCAATAGAGCAATTAAGCACCTTAAGAAATATCCCTAATTTACTTACCTTCCGCCCTGCTTGTATGGCTGAAAATATTGCAGCTTGGCAAATTGCACTAAAACATCAATCTCCAAGTGCCTTTGTACTTTCAAGGTCAAATACAAATTATGCGATAAATTACATTCCTGATATTTCAAATGGGGTTTATTTTGCTTATGAAATAAAAGATTATACGCATTTAATTATTTCAAGCGGTAGCGAAGTAAAACTTGCTATTGATGTTGCAAAAATTCTTAATGAAAAAGGTATAAAAACAAGTGTTTTATCTATGCCTTGCTTTAATTTATTTGATAAAGCTAGTTGTGAATTTAAAAATAAAATTTTAAAAGATAAAAAGGTAATAGCAATAGAAGCTGCTGCAAGTAATGAGCTTTACAAATATGCAAGCAAGTGCTTTTTAATGCAAAGTTTTGGAGAAAGTGCAAAAGAAAAAGATGTGTTTAAACATTTTGGTTTTGAAGCAGATAAAATTGCTAATGAAATTATAAAGGCATAAAATGAGATTATTGTTTGCAAACGACCACGCAGCAAGTGAATTAAAAATGCAGCTTATTGAATATTTTCAAAAAGACTATGAATGTATAAATTATGGAACAAACGATAATAATAGCGTTGATTATCCTGATTACGCACAAAAAGTATGTGAAAATATGGATGAAAACAGTATTGGGATTTTACTATGCGGTAGTGGAATTGGTATGAGTATAGCAGCAAACAAGCACAAAGGCATAAGGGCTGCTTTATGCCATTGTGTTGAATACGCAAAACTAGCAAGAGAGCATAATAACGCTAATATTCTTTGTATTGGTGCTAGATTTTGTGATTTTGAACTAGCAAAAGATATGATAAAGACATTTTTAAATACAACTTTTGCAGCTAATAGGCATACTATTAGAGTTGAGAAATTGGATAAATTATGATTTTACCTTGGTTTATAACTACAATCTTAGTATGTATTAGCATATATTTTATAGTAATGACTTATTATTACAAAGCATTACTAGAAAAAGAAAGAGTATCAAAAACGCTATTAAATAATAATTTTAGCGATACTGAAGTAGTTATGAGAAAGTTACAAACTCAATTGCAACGCTCTTTTGGAAATATTGATATTTTAAATGATGAATTAGATAAGGCTAAAAACGAGCTTACAAGCTTAAGAACAAGAAATTCTCAATATCGTATGGAAAATAATAAACTAAGTTCTAAGATAAAAGAACTAGAAGCAAAAATTGAAAGCTTATTATAAGGATAAAAGATGGATATAAAAAAAGCATTGAATGAAAAAATAAAAAGATACCCTAATTTTCCTAAAGAAGGTATTTTATTTGCAGATATTAGCACTTTATTAGCTGATGAAGAAGGTTTTAAATTATTAAAAAACGATTTAAAAGAGCATTATAAAAATCATAATTTTGATTATTGTGTAGGGATTGAAAGCAGAGGTTTTATCTTTGCTAGTATTTTTGCTAGTATCTTTGATATACCTTTAATTTTAATTAGAAAAAAGGGTAAATTACCAGGAGAATGCTACACACAAGAATACGAACTTGAATATGGTTTTGATTATTTACAAATAAAAAAAGATGTTTTTTCAAACAAAAAAGCAAATGTTTTATTTATGGACGACTTACTTGCAACAGGCGGCACAGCAAATGCAGCAATAAAACTACTAAAACAAGCAGGTGCAAATAAAATAAGTGCTTATTTTTTATTAGATATAAACTTAAATGGACTTAATAAAATCAAAAATGAGTGCGAAGAAGTTTATTGTGTTTTAAAGGATTAAAATGGATATAATCATTAACTTTTTAACCGATTTTTTTGCAGACCCTGAAAACTTTCTTACGACCTTATTCTCAGAAAAAATAATTCTAGCTTCAATAATTATATTTTTATGGTGTATGCTTGAAGGAGAAAGTGCTTTAATTTTAGCTGGTTTAGCAGCTCATGGCGGACATATTCATATAGTTTTAATAACATTTATTGCAGGTTGTGGCGGATTTATTGGAGATCAGATTTATTTTTATATTGGAAGGTATTCTAAAAATTATATTAGAAAAAAACTCTCAAAGCAAAAAAGAAAATTTGCTATCGCTCAACTTTTATTACAAAAATATGGATGGCCAATAATCTTTATTCAAAGATATATGTATGGTTTTAGAACAATTATTCCTATGAGCATTGGTTTAACAGGTTATAGTTCAAAAAAATTTGCTCTTATTAATTTTATAAGCGCTCAAGTTTGGGCAGCAATTACAATTACCTTAGCTTATATTTTTGGAAATGAAATTTGGATTATTATAAATTGGGCAGCAGAACATTGGTATTTAGCAATAATTATAATTGTATTATTTTTAAGCAGTATAATTTATGCTTTTAAAAAACTAGAAAACAGATTATTAAGAAAAGAAAGGAAAGAAAAAAATGAAAGTAGAATTTAATAAAAAAGCAGATTTTGAAATAATATTTTTAAACGATGAAATCAAAAAAGAAAAAAAAGATTTTTTTAAACTAATGCAATATGAGCATAAAGGAACTTGCCTTGATATTGCAAATTCAAAACTTTATTTAGCTCTAAGTCCTAAATTAACTTACGCAGCTCTTACAAGCACGATAGCTCAAGCTATAAAGCAAATAAGATACTTAAATATAAAATCAGTAAAAATTGATTATATAAATATTGATTGCCATTTTAACAGTGTTTATTCTATTATTTATGGTGCAATCAGTGCTTTATATGAGTTTAATAAATATCAAAAAGAAAAGAAAAAAATAAATATTGAAAAAATCATTCTTAATACACAAGAAGATGAAGATAAAAAAGAAGGAGCAAATCTTGCTTTAATACTAGCTGATTCAAGTGCTTATGTAAAAGATATTGTAAATGAAATTCCAAGCACTTACACCCAAGAAAGCTTTGAAGAAGATGCTAAAAAACTTGCAAAAGAAAATAATTTAGAACTTAAAGTTTATAAAGACGATTATCTTAAAAAAGAAAATATGAATGCCTTTTTAGCAGTTAATCGTGCAAGTGCTTATGAAGCAAGATTAATTCATTTAACCTATAAGCCAAAAAAAGCTCTTAAAAAAATAGTTTATGTTGGAAAGGGCTTAGTTTATGATACAGGCGGACTTAGCTTAAAACCAGCTGATTATATGCTAACAATGAAATCAGATAAAAGCGGTGCAGCTGCTGTTTTAGGAATTATTAAAGCAGCAAGCCAACTAAAATTACCTTTTGAAATTCACGCTATCATCGGAGCTGCACAAAATTGCATAAGTGAAAAAGCTTATATGCCTGATGATGTAATTATTAGCCGTGAGGGAGTAAGTATTGAAGTAAGAAATACTGATGCTGAAGGTCGCTTAGTTTTAGCTGATTGTCTAAGTTATGCGCAAGATTTAAAACCTGATTATTTAATAGATTTAGCAACCTTAACAGGAGCTTGTGTTGTAGGGCTTGGAGAATACACAAGTGCTATTATGGGCTATAATGAAGATTTACAAAATGAATTTTATGCTCATTCAAAAAGAAGTGGAGAATATGCTTGCATTTTACATTTTAACCCGCATTTAGCAAGTTTAATCAAGAGTAAAATAGCAGATATTTCAAACACCTCATCATCAAGATACGGTGGAGCAATAACAGCTGGATTATTCTTAGGAGAATTTATTAAAGAAGAATATAAAGATAAATGGCTGCATTTAGATATTGCAGGACCTGCTTATGTTGAAAAAGACTGGGGAGAGAATTCTTATGGAGCTGGTGCTGCAGGGCTTAGAATGTGTATAATTGATTTATTAAACATTAAAAGAAAAATGGAGAAAAAATAATGGGACTTAGTGTAGGAATTGTTGGATTACCTAATGTTGGCAAAAGTACAACCTTTAATGCACTTACAAAAACGCAAAATGCACAAGCTGCAAACTACGCATTTTGCACCATTGAACCAAATAAGGCTAGTGTAAATGTGCCTGATGTAAGACTAAATGAATTAGCTAAAATTGTAAAGCCTGAAAGAATTATGTATTCTAGTGTTGATTTTGTTGATATTGCAGGGCTTGTAAAAGGAGCTAGTAAAGGAGAAGGTTTAGGAAATAAATTCCTTGCAAATATTAGAGAATGTGATTTAATTTTACACATTATAAGATGTTTTGATGATGATAATATAATTCATGTAGAAAACAGTGTAAATCCAATAAGAGATATTGAAATTATAAATCTTGAATTAATCTTAGCTGATATAGAGCAACTTACTAAGAAAAAAGATAAATTAGCAAAAGAAGCAAAAGCAAATGTAAAAGGTGCAAAAGAAAGCTTACAAATGCTTGAAGATTTGCTTATTCATCTTGAAGAAGGCAAATTAGCAAGTGAATTTGCAAATAAAGATTCAAATGAATTTATAGCTTTAAATAAAGAATTAAGACTGCTTAGTGCTAAAGAAGTAATTTATGGTGTAAATGTAAGTGAAGATGAGCTAACAAGCGATAATGAATATGTAAAGCAAGTAAGAGAATATGCAAATAAAAGCAATCACTTAGTGCTAAAATTATGCGCTAAGCTTGAAGAAGACTTAATTGATATGCCAAGCGACGAAGCTAATGAGTTTTTAAAAGAATTAGGTGTTGAAGAAAGCGGACTTGATGCTATAATTAAAGCATCTTTTGCAAAATTAAACCTAATTTCATATTTTACCGCTGGTGTGCTAGAAGTACGCTCTTGGACTATTCATAAAGGTGATAAAGCCCCTCGTGCTGCTAGTGTTATTCATAATGATTTTGAAAAAGGTTTTATTAAAGCAGAAGTTATTAGCTATGAAGACTACATTAATTGCGGTGGTGAGAGTAAGGCTAAAGAAGCAGGAAAATTACGCCTTGAAGGCAAAGATTATGTAGTTCAAGATGGTGATGTAATGCATTTTAGATTTAATGTTTAAAAAGAGAATTTATGCAAGTAAAAAAAATAATTCTTTTTTATAAACAAAGTCTAGAAGATAGCCCTTATTTAAAACTAATTTGTGAAATTTTAAAAAGTGAAAAAATTGATTATATTTTGCAAAAAAACACAAATACAATACAAAAATTTGACCTAGAAAACATAGATTTAGTAATTTCTGTAGGCGGAGATGGCAATTTAATCTCTGCTTGTAGAATGCTTGCTAAAACAAATATACCTGTTTTAGGAGTTCATTGTGGTAATTTAGGCTTTTTAACCGAGGTTGAACTTTGTAATTTAAAAGATTTTTTACTTGATATAAAAAATAATAATTATAAAATTGAAAGACCATTTTTATTAAGTATTTTTATTTATTTAAACAATGGGCAAGTAATACAAAGATATGCTTTTAATGATGCTGTACTAAATAGAGAAGAGCATTTATTATTGGCTGATATTAAAGCAAGTTTTAAGGATAAAATTTTTAATTCTTATCACGCTGATGGTTTAATTATTAGCACGCCAGCTGGTTCAACTGCTTATAATCTTAGTGCTGGTGGTGGGATAATTTATCCGCAAAGTAGAGTTTTTAGCCTAACTCCAATTTGTTCGCATTCTCTAACCCAAAGACCAATAATTTTACCAAAAAGTTTTTTTATAGAATTAAGCAGCAAAAACTGCTCTTTAAGTATTGATGGGCAAGAACTTTTTAAGGCTAATGAATTTTATAAAATATCTTGTGGCTTAAGCAAAACAAGAGCGAATATATTAAGAGCAAAAAACCGTTCTTATTTTCAAGTTTTAAAAGATAAGCTAAATTGGGGTGAAAATGATTGAAAGAATTTATTTTAAAGATAATTTAAGCTTTAAGAATTTAAGTTTAGAATTTAAAAATGGCCTAGTGTGCTTTAGCGGAGTTAGCGGAGCTGGAAAAAGTGTGATTTTTAAAAGTATTTTAGCAGCCTTTGCAATGGCAGAAAGCAATGCTGCTTTACTAGAAGTAAGCGTAAATGATAAATTAAATAGTGATTTAATAGATAGTGATGAAATAAATGTTTTTAGAGTAAAAAAAGATA
It encodes the following:
- a CDS encoding transketolase family protein yields the protein MNYQKISNNLKFLSVDMINKANSGHPGVCMGLSDILSVLSTHLNISKDYPEHLNRDRLIFSGGHASALLYSFLHLSGFDISLDELKNFRQLGSKTPGHPEITTQGVEIATGPLGQGIANAVGYAMAIKFINSQLNQALSSKVYCLCGDGDLQEGISYEALSLAQSQKLNNLILIYDCNKISIEGKTNITFNEDIKARFSSIDFMVIEINGHDYEQINQALLSAKNANKAVLILANTNIANGALELQGSEKSHGAPLGEELSIRAKQNAAYPVEEFYIDLEVKEELAKMSARANEIFTNFKVENNDFYKALNGEIKYDLSKIDLNKMDATRNTNEIILNELANSIPTFLGGSADLAPSNKTNLKAFASFNENGKNIHFGIREHAMAAIINAFARCNLLAFCATFLVFSDYLKPALRLSALMKLKNFYIFSHDSIGVGEDGPTHQPIEQLSTLRNIPNLLTFRPACMAENIAAWQIALKHQSPSAFVLSRSNTNYAINYIPDISNGVYFAYEIKDYTHLIISSGSEVKLAIDVAKILNEKGIKTSVLSMPCFNLFDKASCEFKNKILKDKKVIAIEAAASNELYKYASKCFLMQSFGESAKEKDVFKHFGFEADKIANEIIKA
- the rpiB gene encoding ribose 5-phosphate isomerase B, giving the protein MRLLFANDHAASELKMQLIEYFQKDYECINYGTNDNNSVDYPDYAQKVCENMDENSIGILLCGSGIGMSIAANKHKGIRAALCHCVEYAKLAREHNNANILCIGARFCDFELAKDMIKTFLNTTFAANRHTIRVEKLDKL
- a CDS encoding adenine phosphoribosyltransferase, yielding MDIKKALNEKIKRYPNFPKEGILFADISTLLADEEGFKLLKNDLKEHYKNHNFDYCVGIESRGFIFASIFASIFDIPLILIRKKGKLPGECYTQEYELEYGFDYLQIKKDVFSNKKANVLFMDDLLATGGTANAAIKLLKQAGANKISAYFLLDINLNGLNKIKNECEEVYCVLKD
- a CDS encoding DedA family protein, coding for MDIIINFLTDFFADPENFLTTLFSEKIILASIIIFLWCMLEGESALILAGLAAHGGHIHIVLITFIAGCGGFIGDQIYFYIGRYSKNYIRKKLSKQKRKFAIAQLLLQKYGWPIIFIQRYMYGFRTIIPMSIGLTGYSSKKFALINFISAQVWAAITITLAYIFGNEIWIIINWAAEHWYLAIIIIVLFLSSIIYAFKKLENRLLRKERKEKNESRI
- a CDS encoding leucyl aminopeptidase, coding for MKVEFNKKADFEIIFLNDEIKKEKKDFFKLMQYEHKGTCLDIANSKLYLALSPKLTYAALTSTIAQAIKQIRYLNIKSVKIDYINIDCHFNSVYSIIYGAISALYEFNKYQKEKKKINIEKIILNTQEDEDKKEGANLALILADSSAYVKDIVNEIPSTYTQESFEEDAKKLAKENNLELKVYKDDYLKKENMNAFLAVNRASAYEARLIHLTYKPKKALKKIVYVGKGLVYDTGGLSLKPADYMLTMKSDKSGAAAVLGIIKAASQLKLPFEIHAIIGAAQNCISEKAYMPDDVIISREGVSIEVRNTDAEGRLVLADCLSYAQDLKPDYLIDLATLTGACVVGLGEYTSAIMGYNEDLQNEFYAHSKRSGEYACILHFNPHLASLIKSKIADISNTSSSRYGGAITAGLFLGEFIKEEYKDKWLHLDIAGPAYVEKDWGENSYGAGAAGLRMCIIDLLNIKRKMEKK
- the ychF gene encoding redox-regulated ATPase YchF — encoded protein: MGLSVGIVGLPNVGKSTTFNALTKTQNAQAANYAFCTIEPNKASVNVPDVRLNELAKIVKPERIMYSSVDFVDIAGLVKGASKGEGLGNKFLANIRECDLILHIIRCFDDDNIIHVENSVNPIRDIEIINLELILADIEQLTKKKDKLAKEAKANVKGAKESLQMLEDLLIHLEEGKLASEFANKDSNEFIALNKELRLLSAKEVIYGVNVSEDELTSDNEYVKQVREYANKSNHLVLKLCAKLEEDLIDMPSDEANEFLKELGVEESGLDAIIKASFAKLNLISYFTAGVLEVRSWTIHKGDKAPRAASVIHNDFEKGFIKAEVISYEDYINCGGESKAKEAGKLRLEGKDYVVQDGDVMHFRFNV
- a CDS encoding NAD(+)/NADH kinase; translated protein: MQVKKIILFYKQSLEDSPYLKLICEILKSEKIDYILQKNTNTIQKFDLENIDLVISVGGDGNLISACRMLAKTNIPVLGVHCGNLGFLTEVELCNLKDFLLDIKNNNYKIERPFLLSIFIYLNNGQVIQRYAFNDAVLNREEHLLLADIKASFKDKIFNSYHADGLIISTPAGSTAYNLSAGGGIIYPQSRVFSLTPICSHSLTQRPIILPKSFFIELSSKNCSLSIDGQELFKANEFYKISCGLSKTRANILRAKNRSYFQVLKDKLNWGEND